In Oceanobacillus sp. FSL K6-2867, one DNA window encodes the following:
- a CDS encoding YlxR family protein → MVKKRKVPERKCVVTNEMKPKKDLIRIVRNKEGEVFVDPSGKKNGRGAYLSLDLDVISKAEKSNVLSRTLNAEVDPAIFEELKTLINGKIDEK, encoded by the coding sequence ATGGTGAAAAAGAGAAAAGTACCTGAAAGAAAATGTGTTGTAACAAATGAAATGAAGCCAAAAAAGGATCTTATTCGAATCGTTCGAAACAAAGAAGGAGAGGTCTTTGTGGATCCTAGTGGAAAGAAAAATGGTCGAGGTGCATACCTTTCGCTTGATTTGGATGTTATTTCAAAAGCAGAGAAATCGAATGTGCTTAGCCGTACCTTAAATGCAGAAGTGGATCCGGCTATTTTTGAAGAACTTAAAACTTTGATTAATGGTAAAATCGATGAAAAATAG
- a CDS encoding ribosomal L7Ae/L30e/S12e/Gadd45 family protein — protein MKNSYLNMIGLAYRAGRCSLGEETILKDIRSNRAKLVIIASDIGPQTKKKLTDKCNYYEVPFRIADDRDTLSDAIGKSQRVAIAILDSGFATKIKSLLG, from the coding sequence ATGAAAAATAGCTATTTAAATATGATTGGTCTCGCTTACCGTGCTGGAAGATGCTCACTAGGTGAAGAAACTATTCTCAAGGATATCCGCTCCAATCGAGCAAAGCTGGTTATTATAGCTTCTGATATTGGACCACAGACGAAGAAGAAGCTAACAGATAAATGTAACTACTATGAAGTACCTTTTAGAATAGCAGATGATCGTGATACATTATCAGATGCTATTGGAAAGTCCCAAAGAGTAGCGATTGCGATCTTAGATTCGGGGTTTGCTACGAAGATAAAATCGTTACTCGGGTAA